Proteins encoded together in one Miscanthus floridulus cultivar M001 chromosome 16, ASM1932011v1, whole genome shotgun sequence window:
- the LOC136513394 gene encoding uncharacterized protein isoform X1, which translates to MTAKEKHLAAVRRLEEPPLCDCGDRAVINPENTLEFVCPNKHEVYSMAKCRFKEWLYGPKNQWPKEPRRVKEKKKERVIYKAPPVMCECGVKSNYSLVPSELGIGHYCGHMIEYDESTRKCSWECYDGQAKFLDELKKRQVIARKRGYGPDYVNLFVKHHKEKMYEFARQRGICNPVDVGLNKWGLERRTTLEEERARNEAREETRVQMQVLDEHVATLCARIGCSGEHAAEVARARYEEKKLDAHRSRAGRTVQSLIVLCDDGDEDEDDTGRLSELIALAEAGIQA; encoded by the exons atgacggctaaggagaagcacctagccgccgttagacgactcgaggaacctcctctgtgcgattgcggagatcgagctgtgataaaccctgagaatacgttggagtttgtgtgtccaaacaagcatgaa gtgtattcaatggcgaagtgtcgtttcaaggagtggttgtatggtcctaagaaccaatggccgaaagaaccgcggagggttaaggaaaagaagaaagaacgtgtaatctacaaagcacctcctgtcatgtgcgaatgtggtgtaaaatccaactatagcctagtcccttcggagcttggaataggtcattattgcggccatatgattgagtatgatgag agtactaggaaatgcagttgggaatgttatgatggtcaagctaagttcttggatgaactgaagaagaggcaagtaattgcacggaagaggggatatggacctgactacgtcaacctattcgttaaacatcacaaagaaaagatgtatgagtttgctagacagcgcggtatttgtaacccggtcgatgttgggcttaacaaatggggattggagaggcgaacgacgttagaggaggagagggcaaggaatgaggcaagggaggagacaagagtacagatgcaggtcttggacgagcatgttgctacattatgtgcca ggattggttgcagcggagaacatgctgcagaggtggctcgtgcaagatatgaggagaagaagttagatgcccatagatcacgagctggtcgcaccgttcaatcattgattgtgctgtgtgatgatggagacgaggatgaggacgacactggtagactgagtgagctcattgctttagcagaggcgggcatacaggcgtag